NNNNNNNNNNNNNNNNNNNNNNNNNNNNNNNNNNNNNNNNNNNNNNNNNNNNNNNNNNNNNNNNNNNNNNNNNNNNNNNNNNNNNNNNNNNNNNNNNNNNNNNNNNNNNNNNNNNNNNNNNNNNNNNNNNNNNNNNNNNNNNNNNNNNNNNNNNNNNNNNNNNNNNNNNNNNNNNNNNNNNNNNNNNNNNNNNNNNNNNNNNNNNNNNNNNNNNNNNNNNNNNNNNNNNNNNNNNNNNNNNNNNNNNNNNNNNNNNNNNNNNNNNNNNNNNNNNNNNNNNNNNNNNNNNNNNNNNNNNNNNNNNNNNNNNNNNNNNNNNNNNNNNNNNNNNNNNNNNNNNNNNNNNNNNNNNNNNNNNNNNNNNNNNNNNNNNNNNNNNNNNNNNNNNNNNNNNNNNNNNNNNNNNNNNNNNNNNNNNNNNNNNNNNNNNNNNNNNNNNNNNNNNNNNNNNNNNNNNNNNNNNNNNNNNNNNNNNNNNNNNNNNNNNNNNNNNNNNNNNNNNNNNNNNNNNNNNNNNNNNNNNNNNNNNNNNNNNNNNNNNNNNNNNNNNNNNNNNNNNNNNNNNNNNNNNNNNNNNNNNNNNNNNNNNNNNNNNNNNNNNNNNNNNNNNNNNNNNNNNNtatatatatatatatatatatatattcttttattcttttagtcatttatggtacttattctatgcacagcagagttcagggTCAGTCTGTGCTAAGCAGCATCACCCTGTGTGCTTTAGtttcattactatagcaacagtctagATGCTAATTGATCAGACTATGTATGTATTGCTGAACTGTTAGCTTACAGCAATGTCAACACTATAACAGCAGTTGTCAAACACACACCAGAGTTTACTGTGCATTCCTCTTTATGTAGAGTCAGTCGAAGTTGATTTGTCATCGAATTAATTTCAGTTATGTTATTTAATTTACTATAATTATACAACTGTCATTTATTTTAGTTCCTGTTGTTCCCTCTTTTTCTGTTTATCAGTGATGTTGGTGTACAGGACCGTGTTGTGATCCAAGAACTTATCAAGTCAATTGCTGAGGTCAATCAGTTAGATATCAATTCTCAACGTGATTTCAAAGGTTAGTTTCTCCCCACGCTCTCTCTTTCGCTaaatatctatctctttatctgtctatctatctgtccgtctgtctatctatctatctatctatccatctgtctgcctgtttatctacctatctgtctatctatctatctgtttgtctgtctgtttgtctatcttatcatcgtcatcatttaacatctctttttcatgcttgcatgtgtcagatggaATGTCTTAAGCcagtttttctacagctggattcccttcacatcaaccttcacctgtttccaatcaaagtatagactttgcttttcatggaaaactgaaaaagaacaatctcgcttgtatgacagtgatgctcatttacaactaccatatGATCCTACACAAgggtacacacaggcacacacacacacacacacacacatacacacttgatgggcttctctcagtttctatctaccaaaaccACTGGCCTGGggccataacagaagacacttacttgcTGAAGGCTTTGAGGACATGGAGTTCATTACCATGTAGTCTCCAGTTCTATATCACTGCATAACACGTTGGACTACTATAATCTGAACATGGCATTGGGTCTCTGCGCAACCCTGTAGCTCACCAGATCTTCTCAAGCtggccaacccatgcctgcaCGGAAAGGATAgccattaaataatgatgatgtatgttttTATAGTTACATAGATCTGGTCTGTTCTAATAGAAAAAGACACATTAGTGCACCTCTGTATAATCAGGACAGCATGAGTAGAAGAATTACTGTAACTAGCAGGCCTTGTCATTCTGTTACCATGTCTATGCTAAATTATTGTAAATGAGACATGGGCATGGGTGTGTGGcttagaagcttgctttctgaCCACATGGTGTAGGGTTCAATCCTTCTatattgcaccttgggcaagtatcttttgctAAAGCCCTGGGCCAATGAAAGCCTTGTAAGTGtactggtagatggaaactgaaaggagcctcatatatatatatatgtgtgtgtttgtgcatacatacacatgcatatatttgtgagtgtgtgtatgtttgtgtctctttgtcttgacattgtatgattgttgtaaatgagtgccactgttgtacaagcagtgtcattcatttctaatattctgtgaaaaacaCGTCTGGCCccagggaaatattactttgcttggaaacaggtgaaggttggcaactggaagggcatgtaactgtagaaaaatctgtccccctaaactgtccaacccatgcatgcatagagaaatggacattaaaatgatgatgatgatgacaatggagatgatgatgatgataatgatgaggtttGTTCCTATTTCAGTTGTTATCCTCACTGAAGTTGACCGTTTAACAAAAGATGCTCAACACGCTCTCCGAAGAACAATGGAAAAATATATGGCCACATGTCGCATCATCCTCATCTGTAATTCCTCAAGTAAAGTCATTCCTGCCATAAAAAGCCGTTGTCTTGGAATCCGGGTACCAGCACCTACTGTTGATGAGGTCAGTTATGCTGTTTACAATCACTATAATTgtttaatatatcatttttttctttctttccctcacatTGACTGTCTCTCATTTACACTACAGCATATTGTCCGTTCGTTTCTTGTTTCTATACTACAGCATATAATCCAGTTATTTTTCATCTCTCTTCTACAacatatgtttcagtcattctcATCTCTATACTACAATATAGAGTCCAGTCTTTCTCATCTGTGTACCACAACATGGAGTCCAGTTTTTTCTCATCTCTATACTACAGCATATAATCCAGTCTTTTCTCATTTCTCTACTACAgcatatcatcgtcatcgtcatcccttttgttaccgtatttattttgagatgctctgtgtttctttcaattaattttaaatataacaaagaatttagtaaaataacttagttatcattaagctagtggtaggaacataaattgtgactaaggtttggtggaagattttaattcaaaacttatctAAACAAGACTTttatactacagagccagaggcggtttcagcctggttggtattgaaagttttaatgtctgtttcccattctggcatgggttggatggtctgacaagATCTGGCAAGGTCAGGAGCCACACCAGGCTCTAGTgcctattttggcatggtttctacatctggatgcctttcctaatgtcaatttaaaaattcttattttgtttctcaCACGTTAGCTAGTGTAGGTTGAACAATTAAAAATGTTAGAACAAGAAattttgctgtttcttgcaatgcatGCATTACATACAGACCTTTTTCACGCTCCCTTAAAATACTGTTGTGgctcctcaatttactattttgttgtgtaaacccccaaaaatcttatatgggccctggttgagaaccacagctgTTAAGGGTCGTGGGACACTGCTTTCTCtcttgattaaaaatataaaaaaaaaaaaaaggaaagatcgTTTCTAACTCATATGTTTTATCCAACTATTAAAATTTCAACCTAATTAGCCTCATTtaattcatcatcgtcatttaacatctgttttctatgctgacatgggtaggattgtttgacaggagttggtaaggccagaagactgcaccaagctccattgtctgttttggcttgatttctatgactgggtgcccttcctaaacATTTTATATCTATGGGTCCATTTTAATTCCTTTTCACTCTACTGGAGCTTCATATCCATTCAGTGTTTTAAAAAGTCCcattatattgttataattcaATATTAGGAGctgcataaaaaaatattgttaaaatacaggctgttcaaaaagtctctccacagtaagtattttattgcaaaatagatatttataagatggtatcatcatcattgtttaacgtccgctttccatgctagcatgggttggacgatttgactgaggactggtggaacccgaaggctacaccgggctccaatctgatttggcagagtttctatggctgaatgcccttcctaacgccaagactacaaaacaatatattagactttacaagactttaaaaaattttataagaggtgttgaaaatgTTGTCCTTCATTTAatgtattcttttgtagtcttataccatcttatgaatatttattctgcaattaaaTACTTACTGctgagagactttttgaacagccTGTATTTTGTGTATCACGGGtcatgtggaccccagttgagaaccactgcaccaGGGTCTGTTCAATCACCACATGTTTCCTCTCTCtcggttgtgtgattaagaagcttgctttctcaTCATGTGGCTTCATGTTCAACATTGctatgatgttgttgatggtgatgataatggtaagtTGCTGAATTTCTTTATAAACTTTCCTGTTTCAGATCTGCCAAGTTTTGCAGACAGTATGCAAGAAAGAAGGCCTCACATTACCAATAGAACTTGCCAAAAAAATATCATTGGTCAGTGAGAGAAACATGAGAAGGGCTCTTCTTATGTGTGAAGCCTGTAAAGTCCAACAGTAagttaatgttattttgtttcttgtttttttttttgctctgtgtaaggcagtgaggtggcagaactGTGAggatgccggacgaaatgcttggcagcattttgtgcatctttacgttctgagttcaaattccgctgaggttgactttgccttttatcttttcgggattaataaaataagtatcagttgagcacttgagttgttgtcatcaactttctcccttcctcaaaattgcaggccttgtgccaacatttcaaaTCAGTATTTTTGCTCTGTGTGCAGAATAGCACTGGGTCGGTTTTACAGTTCATCTCGCCAAGGGACAATAAAATAACTTCTAGTAATCTTCATACAAGGGCTGCAAGCTGACAAAATCATCAGCAGCACATTGAACaaaagcagcatttcttccagctctttacgttctgagttcaaatcctgctgaggtctactttgtcttccatccctaagtaccagtcaaataccggggtcaatgtaatagatttGCCCTCTCATCTCATAATTGTTGGCCTTGGACCCTTCATTGGGCTGGCATTCTGGtcaggggaatgttgtgatctcctTAACCTTTTATCATTcagattaaattatattataattcttattaattgatattgttttgaattaatcaggtatCATCTTGtatcttcaagattttgatgatctacctgtatattttcagaatgatattgtaaggtaggtgtgaaggACCCAATCTGGCTGgtctaaacataaaacaggtagaatgctttggccagtttaaatgctaagggctTACACACCATGGAAAGCAAGTAACCACTCGTGAGTTGTGGAGCtcaaaaattatttcatacaaCACTCGATTCAGTTAACATTGGCTGATAGTATTTTAGCTTTTTACCTGAGATTAAAATAGCTTCTGATTTGCACTTTTACTGTTTGGAATTAGGACTTATGTACCCGTATTTCAACATTTTCATTCTCAACTCATTCATatcgctttatatatttttattatttaagtgaCTAACGTgaaaatttcctttaaaattttcAGGTATCCATTCAGCATTGATCAAGAAGTAATTGAACCAGACTGGAAACTTTatctgcaagaaacagctggattGATAGTACAACAACAGAGTCCACAGAGGTAAATTTTGATTTGTTCAGATTATCCacgaaataattatattaaaatctgCCGGTATCATACTGatttttgggccagatatggccagtttaaatactcaAGTGTTAAAATGGCTAATGTCCACAGAAGTTGGTGTTGAGAAGAGGAATTGTCCAActgaatatttgataaattttattttattgaggttGAATGAGCAATGATTTGTGAGTAGCTACTAACTGTTACTCTGATATAATGTGAGTGACCTGACTAGATTTTAGTGGTCTCAGCCTGGGTGATTGGTAGGTAAAGGACACCAACTAAGCATTATTTAGGTGATAGAGCAGCTTTATTAGTGtggacttcatcatcatcgtttaacctccgctttccttgctagcatgggttggacgatttgactgaggactggtgaaccagatggctacaccaggctccaagtGAAATTTCATAGTCGttcaacatccgttttccataccGGTgtggttggatagtttgactggctctaattgtctgttttggcatggtttctacaactggatgccctacctaaagccaaccactttacagagtgtactgggagctTTTTACCTGGCACCGACACCAGTGCTTTATATgcggcaccagcacaggtgcttcttatttatttcttgataATGAGTGGCACTAATCAAGGGTATTTATTACTGGAAGTAGCACATCAAGAAACTGTTGTAAACGGaatgcggacatgctggagcaatTAGGTCAAACTGAATGCAATacttaagaaataagtcttgcatattctcttggtctcttttacAGCAAACAAttgagttatggggacataaataaaccgaCATGGGTTGTGAAACAGTGTTCGAAGAGACATACACCCACTCCATCActaacatatatatcattatcatcattttaacatcagtTTTTGATGCTCACATGGCTCAGACGGAATTTCttgtagattttctacagctggatgcatttcctgttgctaaccctcacctgtttgcatgtatgccatgagcctggctaggctttaaaagggcgcatttattattattttatataagcaGATGTGCCTTAACATTTATTCATATCATAGTTTTCTGTATCATAACAATGTCCCTTTACATATACTTGTTAGTGTATTGAATGCTATTTTTGAACTTCTCCTCATTTTTGCAGGCTTTTAGAGATCCGGGCTCGTCTCTATGAACTCCTTACTCATTGTATACCTCCTGATATAATTATGAAggtaaaaataattctttattataaaACTCTTAACAAGAAATTAATCATTGATTTACCtgatagctgttgttgtttaaccactgGTCACCATTTATTGAGCTGACTATgatgaaatagcagtcaactagttatggtttcttttctctttttctcagtcCGAATGTATCTACT
This genomic interval from Octopus bimaculoides isolate UCB-OBI-ISO-001 chromosome 4, ASM119413v2, whole genome shotgun sequence contains the following:
- the LOC106872714 gene encoding replication factor C subunit 3, with translation TPSKKKLDIMTISSNYHIEVNPSDVGVQDRVVIQELIKSIAEVNQLDINSQRDFKVVILTEVDRLTKDAQHALRRTMEKYMATCRIILICNSSSKVIPAIKSRCLGIRVPAPTVDEICQVLQTVCKKEGLTLPIELAKKISLVSERNMRRALLMCEACKVQQYPFSIDQEVIEPDWKLYLQETAGLIVQQQSPQRLLEIRARLYELLTHCIPPDIIMKGLLQELITNCDGQLKSEVVKSAAYYEHRLQLGQKAIFHLEAFVARFMAIYKRFIEEGIAELF